CTCCTAGAACGATTACTTCTCGCAGAATAGGAGGAGATCTTTCTAAAGGAAATCCTACGAATTTCAAAACTGTTTTGAAGACCGGACGATTGTATAAGGTGGAAATTGCTTCTCCTGGATTTTATCCTACGGAAGACAAACTAGATCTGAGAGGAAATGTTGAGAGAAACAAAAAGATCTATAAGACCTATGTTCTTCTTCCAATTAAAAAAGAAGAGAAAGGAAAAGTTACTTCAGTAACGGGTGACGCAAAGGGACTTAATGTTGCTGTGCTAGATGCTGTTACTAAAGAAGCAGTTCCTGGAGCGCTTGCTACAGTATTTACGCCCAAGAACAGACAGGGCGAAACATTAAAATACGACAGTTTGTCAAAAAATTTCCATTTCGAAACAATTCCCGACACTGACTTCGAAATTTTCGCCAAGGCAGAGAAATATATTTCCGAAAGTATAAACGTAATTAGAAAAGATCTTAAACCTGGATCAACGATTACAATTTTTCTGAGAAAAGAATCGGACGTACCGGTTGTTTTAGGTACTAAACTCTATTTCGAATTCAATAAGACCGAGGTAACGGATGCTCATGGCAAACAACTCGATCAGATTGTGGACTATCTTAAGAAGAATCCGTCCGATAAAATAGAGATTGGGGGCCATACTGATAATATTGCTTCCAAAGAATATAACACCCGACTAAGCGGGAACAGAGCGCGGAAAGTTTACGATTACATTCGTAGTAAAGGAATCCAAGCTGCTCGATTGAAAACAAGAGCATATTGGTATTCTAGACCCGACATGGATAACTCTACCGAAGACGGCAGAGCGAAGAACAGGAGGGTCGACTTCCGCAAGCTATAAAGGAGAGCAGATGGAAGTCGAATACCGTTCCTTCCTACAGTCACCTCGAGTTTGGGATACGATCCGAGATCCTCAAAAGGTCGGATATATACTGAAAGAGTACGTACATAACAACGGACTCTTCTTAAAAGAAAATCCTTATAAACTAGAATTACAGATACTTCAAACCACTCCGGAAGGAAAAATGCTATTGAGGCTAGATCCGGAGCAGGTTAACGAAGAAGGCGAGATCACCGTTTACAAAACCTTAAGCAAGCACATGGAGATCGGGTTCAAAGTCGAGTCCATAAACCAAGAAGAAGGGGTTATTGTTTGCACTCCTGAGTACGTCCGCATCGCAAAAGACGGGCGAATTATGCCTAGAATCGAAGGCTTACAAGGAAAGGTAGTCGCTCATCGCTTTCACATGTTGAAGAAGGAGCAAGACTCCACTAAGGTCCTGGGAACTTCAGGACAGATCTTATTAACCGATCTACATAAGAATATTTTAGCGGAGTATCCTTATTCCAGACTCGTATTCCCTGTCGGTAGAGAGTTGAGCGTGGAGCAAGAATTGGCTAAGCGAAGTGGCAAGATCATCTTCGCAAAAGAAGCATTCTCTTTAGAACCTCTCAGCAAAGAAGAAGCGAACGGATTCGATATACTCGATCTAAAGAAAGAATTAGAAGAAGAACTTCTTCTAGAAGATAGAATGAAAGCTTTCCGATTGGGAAAAGTGCAATCCTTCGCAGTGTATCCGATCTATTACAAAGATCCTCTGGGACCTAAGCTTGTTGCTCTAGGTTATGCTGAGACGAAAGATCGGACTTTGGATCCAGCGATCCTTAAGAAATATTCCGAACTAGAAGAAGTATTCAATGAAAGGATAGAAGATTCCAATACTTTGGATTTGGATGTACGTCAGAATGTAATCAACGCTTCCGAAGGTGGAATCCTTTTAGAAGTCACTGAATCCCAGTTAGTAGAATCTTTTCTTCATAAGCCATTCTTCACAGCTGATCTGACTTTTAAGATGCAGGCTCCTCTGAGATTCGCATTCAAAATCCGACATATTTCTCAGGTCGGGGAAATTTATCTTGTCGGTGCAGAAATAGTTGGCTCCAACGATGCCAAGGCGAATATGACTCTATTAAAGAAGAATTTAAGCTTCATTAAGAGCGTCTAACAGGCTTGGAAAAACAAAAATCCTTTTTACCCACTGCCCCTTATAAGGGCACGAGAGACTTTTATCCCGATGAAATGAGGTTTCGAAATTGGATGTTTTCCGTAATGCGGGAAACAGTTCAATCATTCGGGTATCAGGAATACGACGGACCCATTCTAGAATCCTTCGAATTATATCAGGCAAAAAGCGGAGAAGAGATCGTACAAAGACAACTTTACGATTTCGTGGATAAGGGAGAACGCCATGTTGCGATCCGTCCAGAGATGACTCCCACTCTTGCAAGAATGGTAGCAGGAGAAGTCCGAAATCTTGCCAAGCCTATCCGATGGTTTTCTATTCCTAATCTTTGGAGATACGAACAACCAGGAAAAGGACGCTTAAGAGAACACTGGCAATTGAATGTGGATCTATTCGGAGTGAATTCGTATAGAGCCGAAGTAGAGATCATTCTGATTGCTGACGCAATTTTAAAAAAATTCGGAGCTCCTAAAGGAAGCTACCAGATCAAGGTTTCTCATCGAGGGATCTTGGATTCGTTCTTAGGCAAGACTCTCGGCCTCGCGGCAGAAAAGTCCCAAGCAGTTTCCAAACTTCTAGACAAGAAGGCGAAGATCAGCAAAGAAGCCTTTGAAGAAGAAATTAAAGTCTTACTAGACAATCCAAGCAAACAACTAGATCTTATTTACAAATACTTAGATAGCAATTTGAGCAACGTAGGTGATTTGCTGGGGATAGATCCTTCCTCTGTTGAATTTATAAAGAACCTATTCTCCGATCTAGAAAGCCTGGGAGTAAAAGATCAGATGGAGTTCGATCCATCTATCATCCGTGGTTTCGATTATTATACAGGATGTATCTTCGAAGTGTTCGATACAAATCCTGAAAACAGAAGATCTTTATACGGGGGAGGACGTTACGATAATCTCATCGGACTCTTCTCCAATGACCAACTCTCCGGAATTGGATTCGGATTGGGAGATGTTACCTTCAAAAACTTTTTAGAAGGACATAAGCTTGTTCCAGATCTGAACAAAAAGAACGCAGTACTCATCCCTATCATGGAAGAAAAACTTTTTCCAGAAGTCTTGAAGCTCGCAGAAGAATTAAGATCTGAGGGAATAGGGGTCGAGACCATGTTGGAAGCCGCAAAAGTAGGCAAACAAATCCAGACCGCCGAAAAGAAAGGATATCAATTCTTATTATTTCTAGGAGAATCCGAGGTCTCGGAAAACAAGGTCCAGATCAAGGACATTATCTCCGGTTCTCAAAACACAGTTGCAAGAGCCGAACTTATTTCCGAATTAAGGAAATCACTGCTTGGATAAAACAATTTCTGATAAATTATCCCTGTTCGAGAGACTAGACTATGCAGTCGCATTATTTATCCGCGAGAATATTCACGGTCCTCGTTTGAATCGAATTCTTTCCCAGATCAATCGGGGAGAGATGATGCTTCTTTTAATTATTCCTTACCTTGCGTATGCGGCATGGAATCATCTCTTGCCTTATCCTTGGTGGATCGTAATTCCTTATGCTGGCTTGATTGCCTATGCGAACGATAGATCCGTTTTGGCTCTTAAAAAGATGATCTCCAGAAAGAGACCTCTGGTCACTGTCGCAGGAAAAGTGGATCAAAATCCGGACATGAAACATTCCTTTCCATCTGCCCATGCATCCAATTCGATGACTGCGGCTTTGGTATTGGTATTCTTGTTTGGATTTCCGGAATGGTTTTTGGTTTTGAGTTTGATGGCAGGGATAGGAAGACTATTATCCCTGCATCATTTCCCCAGCGACGTGATAGGAGGCTGGGTAATCGGAACTTGTTTCGGAAGCCTCGGCTTATTTCTTGGCCGCTGGCTTCTTCCCTACTGCTTTGGAACCACCTAAGGCATCCAAAGTCAACTTGTGACGGATCTCTCCCGAATACGAAATCGTAGTCGAAGAAAGGATCTCGTCGTTCAGATCCAGATTGATCTTCTTCTCTTTTACAAGTAGTTTCAAGAAGTTTAATACGTTCTTAGCGAACATTCTGGATGCATCGGAAGGAAGAGATCCCGCCAGGTTCAAGTGACCTACTACGGATACTCCGTTCTTAGTAAGAACAGTCTTTCCGTGTTGAGTGTACTCGCAGTTTCCTCCGTTTGGAGAAGCGAGGTCCACTACAACGGATCCGGATTTCATTCTATCCACGATCTTTTTAGTGATGATGATAGGAGCTTTTCTTCCTGGGATCAACGCAGTGGTGATGATCACATCCGCTTTTGCTGCGAATTTCTCAATAGCTTCTTGTTGGCGTCTTTTGTACTCTTCTGTTTGCTCTACAGCGTAACCGCCTGCAGCAGCAGAGTGAGTTGCACCTTCTACTTCTACGAATTTCGCGCCTAAGGATTGAACTTGCTCTTTTACTTCGGGACGAGTATCAAATACGTCCACGACTGCTCCCAATCTACGGGAACTTGCAATCGCTTGCAATCCAGCAACCCCTGCTCCGATGATCAATACGGAAGCTGGAGTGATTGTTCCTGCTGCAGTAGTTAACATTGGGAAGAATCGAGTAAGATGAGTGGAAGCAATGAGTACCGCTTTATATCCGGATACTGTTGCTTGAGAAGAAAGAACGTCCATGGACTGAGCACGAGTGATACGAGCAATCGCGTCCAAGCTACTTACTGTCACACCTTGAGATGCAAGCTTCTTAATAACCTGAGGATTTACCGCAGGCTGGAACATACCTAAATAGATAGAACCTTTCTTGATCTTGGAAAGGGTGGCTCCGTCAGCCAAATGAATGCTTACTAGAATATCAGCCTTCTTAATAACATCAGCTCTTGCTGAAATGCTTGCTCCGGCTTTCTTATAATCTTCGTCCGAGAAATATGCGCCTTCACCGGCACCTTTTTCGACAATAACAGAAGCGCCGATTTTTTTCAGAGCGTCAACGACGTCCGGGGTAATGGCTACCCTTGTTTCTTCCTTAGCTTCTTTCAATACTCCGATATTCATACAGCCTACTCGAAAGGATTTTTTCGGTTCGATCCCAGTTTATGGGAAAAGTAGGTCCAGATTTTCTTGGCGAACGATTAATCCAAGTGATTTTTAAAGTATTCGACCGTTTTCCGAATTCCCTCTAACAAAGGCACTTTAGGTTCATAACCTAGTTTTTGTCTCGCTAAAGTCAGATCGGGCTTTCTACGGCTTGGATCGTCCTGAGGAAGTGTTTTATAAACAATCTTAGAAGAAGAGCCGGTCTCTTTTAACACTAGTTCGGCAAGTTCTTTAACGGTAAATTCTCCATCATTACCTAAGTTGACAGGGCCGTTAAAATCTTGGGTATTCATCATCTTGATAATCCCTTCGACTAGATCATCGACATAACAAAAGGATCTCGTTTGAGAACCGTCACCATAAATAGTGATGTCTTTTCCTGCCAATGCTTGGACCACGAAATTGCTTACTACACGACCATCGTCCGGAAGCATGCGAGGGCCATACGTATTAAAAATACGAACCACTCTGATATCTACTTTATGATTTCTATGATAGTCGAAGCAAAGAGTTTCCGCTACTCGCTTGCCTTCGTCGTAACAGCTACGAATACCGATCGGATTTACATTTCCCCAATAGGTTTCTTTTTGAGGATGCTCGAGAGGATTTCCGTATACTTCACTTGTAGAAGCTTGTAAGATCCTAGCTTTAACTCGTTTAGCAAGACCTAACATGTTTGTAGTTCCGAGAACATTAGTCTTGATCGTTTTGATTGCATTGGATTGATAATGGATCGGACTTGCTGGACATGCAAAATTATAGACCTGATCCACTTCTAATCGGATCGCTTCCGTAATATCATGTCGGATCAATTCGAAGCGAGGATTGGAGAGAAGTTTTTCTATATTCTTCTTTCTTCCGGTGTGGAAATTATCCACGCAAATTACTTCGTTTCCTTCTTGAATGAGTCTCTCACAAAGATGTGAACCGATGAAGCCAGCGCCTCCGGTTACTAGAACTCTATTAGCCATCAACTCTCTCTATATTCGTAAATTCCGGCGGGAGAGGCTTACCATTTAGATCCAAGCCTCTACTCAAAAACCATTCCATTACTTCAGGTGTTACTTCACCAGGAAAAGGTGTGTCCATTCCCGGAACCATTCCTTCTTCGAAACCGGAAGTTTCAACAGGAGAAGAGACCGGACCAACCGCGCGTTTTAATGAAAAGAATATGATGGATACGCTAAAAAAGGACCAGAGTAGAGCAATCAAATATCCCAAGAACAAGACCGATTTAGGAACCGCTCCTCCAGGAACAGTTCCTGTAGCCCAATGAGCCAAGATGCCTGCGTCGGTGTTCTGTATATTATCCGTGAAGTCCAAAAGATCGTAAAGACTGTAAAGGCTCACGCTTGTTCCTAAGAATACTGTGATGAGCCTATCCCAACCGAATGGAAGAAAGGAAGACACTAAAATAAAGATTCCCCAAATGAGTCCCGTTCTTTGAGCGAGCCCTCCTGCTGTTGTGTACTTCAATGTAAGAAGTAAAACTGCTCCCCCTAAAAGAAGAAGAGTAGGACGGACCAAATTTCCTTTGAAGCCTCTGTTGATCAGAAACCCACCGACCAAGCAAGATCCCAAATAACCTGCAGATACAACGAAGACGAAAGGGCTTTTTCCTGTCATAGGAGAGGCAACCGTTTGCCCAGCTTCGTCTCCTTGCAGTTCGATCATTTGAACGGAGCCGCCGGAAACTAAAGTGGCAATCGCGTGACCTGCTTCATGGATCAAGACCACGAAATCTTTTAAGTAAGAAACCCATCCATGATTCCAATAGGAAAGAAGAGTGACCACAATGGCGAGTAAGAGTGCGAGACGAAGGAACCGATTCTCCATTCTATTTTGAGTATCGGCTTTTTAGAATAGAACTCTCGCAGAAATGTGAAAGGCGCAGATTTATCGAAAAAGTCTTTTACTTAGTCCGTTTTAAAATGGCTTAAAATCCCGCCAAATTTTTCGGAATGTTCTAAAGTATCTTTTACGGAATATCGAATATTCTCCGAAGTCTCGGCTATACTTTCAGCGCTATTCGAAATAAGATGCATCGAATCTGAGATCTCTCCCGCAGCAATCTTTTGCTGTTCAGAAGAATTCGACATCATTCTTCCTAATGTGAGAACTTGATCTGAATTCGCGCGGATCTCTCCCAACTTCTTGGATTGTTCTTCTAAAAGGGTTTTCACTCTAGAGGCTGAATCATGCACTTCTTCAATATAGTCTTGGAGATTTTTGAATACGTCTACGGATTGTCCTACTTTCAGTGCACCTTCTTCAACCGAAGTGGATGTGCTTCTTACTAAATTCGTAATGTCTTTGATGCTCAGTTTGGTTTGTTCTGCGAGTTTAGAGATCTCATCTGCTACGACTGAGAACCCCTTTCCTGCCTCGCCGGCCCTTGCAGACTCAATGGAAGCATTCAAGGCCAACATATTCGTTCTTTCAGAGATGCTTGTGATTATTCCTACGATCTTATTGATCTGATTGGAGAAGGATTTGATTTCTTCCATAGAACGAATTGCTTCGTTAAAGATCTGCTTTGCTTGGTTCGCCTTTCCTGCTACATCACCAGTTTGAGTTTCCAGATTTTCCATAGAATGCGAAGTCTGACCCAAAGAAATATCTATGGACCCAATGCTCGCATTCACATTGGACAAACTTCTGGTTTGCTCGCTGATTGTGAGAACGATCTCTTCTATCGTTTTAGAAAGCTCTTGAGAAGCAGCAGAAGTTTCCTCCACAGATACAACTTGCTGTTGAGAACCTTGTTGGAATGAATTCGCAGACTGAAAGAGTTGTTGGTACAAATTCAAATTCTTTTGATAGTTCTCTTTCATCTGCACCAAAAGTCCCCAAAGGCTGATGGTCATACAACGGATATCAGAATAGATCCGATCTACACTTCTGCTTCCTTCTAATCTAGGAATGTCCGTATTTAAATTGCCGTTTACTATCTTGACTACGATCTCTTGGACTTCATTCATCTTTCCGCGCAACTTGAGAACGGATTGGACTAGAAGAAAGACCCCGATAAGGATCGAAAGAAGTGCAACACTCGAAACCAACGGACTCGACTCGAATAATCTTGCTAACGCATAGAAAGAAGGAAGAAGAATGAATGATAGAATGCTTAGGGCTAAAACTGCCCAGCCAAATCGATCTGCAAATTTTTTGTATAGTGAGGAGAAGAAGCCGCCAACCCGATTTTGACGATTCATCTGCGCGAATAATTTATCCGCCTTGTCTATATGCTTTCTTGCCGCTTTCTTACGAACAGACATATATCCAGTGATGATGCCATTCTCTAAAACGGGAGTTACAGTGGCATCCACCCAATAGTGGTCCCCGCTTTTTGCACGGTTCTTCACGATCCCGTTCCAAGGGCGTCCCCCTTGCACTGTGTCCCAAAGATCTTGATACACAGCAGGAGGAATATCTGGATGGCGAACTATATTATGAGGCTGACCAAGCATCTCTTCTTCAGAGAATCCGGAAATGGTTGCGAAGTCCTTGGAAACGTAAGTAATTCTGCCCTTGGAATCCGTTCTAGAAATAATAACGGCGGTCTCGCTAAATTGAATTTCTCGACCGGTAATCGGAAGATTCTTTCTCATATTTCCGTTCTAAGTTTCTGCCTTTTTGAGCATAGTACATTTGGCTCAGAAGACATTATTTTAAAATTCTAGTATATACTTTGAATTTATATAAAGTGATTACTTATACATACGCTTTTTTGTTTATTCCTAAAAGAATAGATTTTTTAGACCGCAGGTCTACTTTATAAAAACTAGATACGCTTGAGCGCATCCGGCAAGACCGCCTAAGAAAGCACCTAAGCTGATCAAGGTGGCCTCATCTTCTTTAAACACGGAGTGAAGCAATTGTTCAAACTCTACAGGAGGAAGCACGCTTAGGTTCTCGAACACCAACTTTTCTATCTCCAACCTTCCTTCAATATAACTCTTCATCCGTTCAGCTGCTTCTGGAACTAGCTCTAGAATAGAATCGCAGATCTTTTCCTTCATCTCGTCCAATTTCTGAGAACCTAACAGAAGAGAGGCGTATGGAATCTTGGATTTCAACTTCTGGTCCAAGAGTTCCTTCGTTTTGCTTAAGAGTTCCGAGATAATCAGATCTCCACCCTTCTCTTTGAATATGATTCGAATTAGATTTTCAGGATTTAATACTCTAGAAGAAATCACCGAAGCAAATTCTCTGGATACATCCACTTGTCGCTTTAAGAACAAACCTTGGTATTTGAATAGAATGAAATTCTTCACTTCTAATGGAGAGAAGATCATGAGGATTGCCAACCAGTTCGTGATGTATCCTACGAAAATTCCCATCAATGGCATGGTCCACCATTGATTCAAGTACGCGATAAATGCTACCTGAACACAACCGATCAAGAATCCGAAATAGATCCCGGAGCGTACGATAAATCGAAATTCAGGACCACCGCATCTTCTGAAAATCTCAGAAAGCACTTTTGCATTCTCTCCGGATAGAGAATCTCTTATCAGATCCTTGATCCGCAAGACTTGATCCAAATCCTTTCCGAATGCTTCGTATATTTCTTCTATCTTTGTTGGGATCTCTTCTCTGATCTCTTTTTCTAGGATTTCTTTTGCTTCTTGCGGAAGCATTTTCCAAAGCGCTGGACTTTCAGCGACGAGTATATCTCTCACAACGGAAGAGGATTTTTCTCCGATCTTATCTCGAATAGATTCAGTGATTTGGGTAGGTTCTATTTTTCTATAAAGATCGTACGGTTTGATCAATCGATCCGTAAGAATCTCTGCGATGAGTCCTGCCATCTTTCCGGCATGCTTAGGAATGATTCCTTGCCATCCTAAGATTCCCCAACCTTTAAATTTCAAAGGAAAGAAGATCATCTGAACCGCGATATAGTTTGTAATCCAACCGACGAAGGAGCAAGTAATTAGAATGGAACCGATTTCCACATAAGGAGCGTTCATCGCACCGCAGATTACACAATTGCAAGCAAGTAATTCAAGAAGAAATAAAGCTGGGAAGAGAACAGTTTCCGTTTTAATTTGTAAAATAACGGAAGAAGATCCAATGGAAATCAGAACCTCTCTCTTAGTTTCCTTTCTTATTCATCTCACCTTCTTCTTCTTTCTTATTTTCAATCCTTGGAGTGGAGAAGAGATCTCCGAGCAAATCCGACTTCAGCTGAGTAAAGGCCAAGTCCCTAGTTTGTTTTTTCGCCTTCCCCAAGATGAAGGAAAAGGATTGGATTCTTCTAAGTTAGGCGGTCTTGCGGGCACTCCCGAAGCAGAGATCGAAAGATTCAAGAATGAGATCCATTACCCACCTGCAGCGCTCGAGCAAAGATTGGAATCGGATTGCTCTTGGGAAGTAGAGATCGGACCGGAAGGTTTAGCGCGAAGGATCAAGACCGTAAAAAGCTGTAAGTATCCTGTCTTTGAGAGCCATTTTAAAAAATCTGTTTCTAGCTGGAAATTTCAACTGCCCGAAGGTAAGGTAATCATTATCCCGGTATCCTTTCATATAGAATCAGATGAATGAGTCACAAAAATCCTGGTACGCAGTTTATACTCTTTCTCGTTCGGAGAAGAAACTGGCCAAGGAACTATCTAAAAAAGGAATACCAAACTACCTTCCCATTATTCCAGAGCGAAAGCAATGGTCCGATAGGATCCAAATAGTTGAGACTCCCGTTTTTTCTTCTTATGTTTTCGTAAGGATCGATATCCGTAACGAAAAACTGAAGGTCTTAGAGACCAGTGGCGCTCATCATTTTGTGTCCGTTTCCGGGACTCCCCATCCGATCCCCGATGATGACATAGATAATATCAAAATTTTTGTAACGGAATACCCGGATAAAATAAAAATAGAAAGAGAAGAAATGATGCTCCCCGGTAAACCTGTATTAATCACAGGCGGCCCCTTTAAGGGAAAGAGAGCCTTGGTAGAAAGAAAGGGAAACAAATCTTTGATATATGTTTCTATTTCCGGGATCCAAACACTTATCTCATTGGAATTGGATCATGAGATGTTGGAAATCGGAGAGGAGAGTTAGAATTGAGCGATATATTAGAAAAAGTTAAAAAAGCCTTAGATACAGAGATAGAGGCAATTGCACATTTCAGAGAGAATTTAGATCCGAATGTGGAGAAGGCAATAGAGCTTATTTTCTCCTCTAAAGGAAAGACCATCATCACCGGCGTAGGCAAATCTGGAGATGTAGGAAAGAAGATAGCATCCACTCTTTCTTCTACCGGAACTCCTTCTTATTTCCTTCATCCGTCCGATGCGGCTCATGGAGATGCGGGGATCATCGCCCCGAATGATGTGGTCATTGCAATCGGCAAGAGCGGAGAAAGCGAAGAATTACTCAACCTTCTTCCAACAATAAAGAGCATAGGTGCAAAGCTTATAGGACTCACTGCAAATCCTCAATCTAGACTTGCATTAGATTGCGATATAGTAGTTCTAACTCCTGTCTTAAAGGAAGCCTGTCCGTTAGAGCTCGCTCCTACATCCAGCACAACCATCGCATTGATGTTGGGAGATGCGATCGCTATGGCATTGATGGAGCTCAGAAACTTCCAAAAAGAAGATTTCGCTCTCTATCATCCGGCAGGTAGATTAGGAAAACGTCTTTCCTTAAAGGTAGACGATGTGATGCGCAAAGGAGAGAAACTCGCCAAGATCCATCCGGATGCAAACTTGGATGAAGTGCTTTCTGAGATCACTACTAAGCTTGTAGGTGCAACAGGAGTTGTAAGCCAAGAAGGAAATCTTTTAGGCTTCATTACTGATTTCGATATTCGCAAGATATTGAAAGAAGGAAAATTCGATAAGAATACAAAAGCAAAAGACATGATGAAT
Above is a window of Leptospira semungkisensis DNA encoding:
- a CDS encoding DUF1577 domain-containing protein; amino-acid sequence: MEVEYRSFLQSPRVWDTIRDPQKVGYILKEYVHNNGLFLKENPYKLELQILQTTPEGKMLLRLDPEQVNEEGEITVYKTLSKHMEIGFKVESINQEEGVIVCTPEYVRIAKDGRIMPRIEGLQGKVVAHRFHMLKKEQDSTKVLGTSGQILLTDLHKNILAEYPYSRLVFPVGRELSVEQELAKRSGKIIFAKEAFSLEPLSKEEANGFDILDLKKELEEELLLEDRMKAFRLGKVQSFAVYPIYYKDPLGPKLVALGYAETKDRTLDPAILKKYSELEEVFNERIEDSNTLDLDVRQNVINASEGGILLEVTESQLVESFLHKPFFTADLTFKMQAPLRFAFKIRHISQVGEIYLVGAEIVGSNDAKANMTLLKKNLSFIKSV
- a CDS encoding methyl-accepting chemotaxis protein, giving the protein MRKNLPITGREIQFSETAVIISRTDSKGRITYVSKDFATISGFSEEEMLGQPHNIVRHPDIPPAVYQDLWDTVQGGRPWNGIVKNRAKSGDHYWVDATVTPVLENGIITGYMSVRKKAARKHIDKADKLFAQMNRQNRVGGFFSSLYKKFADRFGWAVLALSILSFILLPSFYALARLFESSPLVSSVALLSILIGVFLLVQSVLKLRGKMNEVQEIVVKIVNGNLNTDIPRLEGSRSVDRIYSDIRCMTISLWGLLVQMKENYQKNLNLYQQLFQSANSFQQGSQQQVVSVEETSAASQELSKTIEEIVLTISEQTRSLSNVNASIGSIDISLGQTSHSMENLETQTGDVAGKANQAKQIFNEAIRSMEEIKSFSNQINKIVGIITSISERTNMLALNASIESARAGEAGKGFSVVADEISKLAEQTKLSIKDITNLVRSTSTSVEEGALKVGQSVDVFKNLQDYIEEVHDSASRVKTLLEEQSKKLGEIRANSDQVLTLGRMMSNSSEQQKIAAGEISDSMHLISNSAESIAETSENIRYSVKDTLEHSEKFGGILSHFKTD
- a CDS encoding DUF445 domain-containing protein, encoding MNAPYVEIGSILITCSFVGWITNYIAVQMIFFPLKFKGWGILGWQGIIPKHAGKMAGLIAEILTDRLIKPYDLYRKIEPTQITESIRDKIGEKSSSVVRDILVAESPALWKMLPQEAKEILEKEIREEIPTKIEEIYEAFGKDLDQVLRIKDLIRDSLSGENAKVLSEIFRRCGGPEFRFIVRSGIYFGFLIGCVQVAFIAYLNQWWTMPLMGIFVGYITNWLAILMIFSPLEVKNFILFKYQGLFLKRQVDVSREFASVISSRVLNPENLIRIIFKEKGGDLIISELLSKTKELLDQKLKSKIPYASLLLGSQKLDEMKEKICDSILELVPEAAERMKSYIEGRLEIEKLVFENLSVLPPVEFEQLLHSVFKEDEATLISLGAFLGGLAGCAQAYLVFIK
- a CDS encoding LIC_10042 family TonB-like protein; the encoded protein is MEIRTSLLVSFLIHLTFFFFLIFNPWSGEEISEQIRLQLSKGQVPSLFFRLPQDEGKGLDSSKLGGLAGTPEAEIERFKNEIHYPPAALEQRLESDCSWEVEIGPEGLARRIKTVKSCKYPVFESHFKKSVSSWKFQLPEGKVIIIPVSFHIESDE
- a CDS encoding M50 family metallopeptidase, coding for MENRFLRLALLLAIVVTLLSYWNHGWVSYLKDFVVLIHEAGHAIATLVSGGSVQMIELQGDEAGQTVASPMTGKSPFVFVVSAGYLGSCLVGGFLINRGFKGNLVRPTLLLLGGAVLLLTLKYTTAGGLAQRTGLIWGIFILVSSFLPFGWDRLITVFLGTSVSLYSLYDLLDFTDNIQNTDAGILAHWATGTVPGGAVPKSVLFLGYLIALLWSFFSVSIIFFSLKRAVGPVSSPVETSGFEEGMVPGMDTPFPGEVTPEVMEWFLSRGLDLNGKPLPPEFTNIERVDG
- a CDS encoding UpxY family transcription antiterminator, whose amino-acid sequence is MNESQKSWYAVYTLSRSEKKLAKELSKKGIPNYLPIIPERKQWSDRIQIVETPVFSSYVFVRIDIRNEKLKVLETSGAHHFVSVSGTPHPIPDDDIDNIKIFVTEYPDKIKIEREEMMLPGKPVLITGGPFKGKRALVERKGNKSLIYVSISGIQTLISLELDHEMLEIGEES
- a CDS encoding Re/Si-specific NAD(P)(+) transhydrogenase subunit alpha, giving the protein MNIGVLKEAKEETRVAITPDVVDALKKIGASVIVEKGAGEGAYFSDEDYKKAGASISARADVIKKADILVSIHLADGATLSKIKKGSIYLGMFQPAVNPQVIKKLASQGVTVSSLDAIARITRAQSMDVLSSQATVSGYKAVLIASTHLTRFFPMLTTAAGTITPASVLIIGAGVAGLQAIASSRRLGAVVDVFDTRPEVKEQVQSLGAKFVEVEGATHSAAAGGYAVEQTEEYKRRQQEAIEKFAAKADVIITTALIPGRKAPIIITKKIVDRMKSGSVVVDLASPNGGNCEYTQHGKTVLTKNGVSVVGHLNLAGSLPSDASRMFAKNVLNFLKLLVKEKKINLDLNDEILSSTTISYSGEIRHKLTLDALGGSKAVGKKPAAKK
- a CDS encoding UDP-glucuronic acid decarboxylase family protein, translated to MANRVLVTGGAGFIGSHLCERLIQEGNEVICVDNFHTGRKKNIEKLLSNPRFELIRHDITEAIRLEVDQVYNFACPASPIHYQSNAIKTIKTNVLGTTNMLGLAKRVKARILQASTSEVYGNPLEHPQKETYWGNVNPIGIRSCYDEGKRVAETLCFDYHRNHKVDIRVVRIFNTYGPRMLPDDGRVVSNFVVQALAGKDITIYGDGSQTRSFCYVDDLVEGIIKMMNTQDFNGPVNLGNDGEFTVKELAELVLKETGSSSKIVYKTLPQDDPSRRKPDLTLARQKLGYEPKVPLLEGIRKTVEYFKNHLD
- the hisS gene encoding histidine--tRNA ligase is translated as MEKQKSFLPTAPYKGTRDFYPDEMRFRNWMFSVMRETVQSFGYQEYDGPILESFELYQAKSGEEIVQRQLYDFVDKGERHVAIRPEMTPTLARMVAGEVRNLAKPIRWFSIPNLWRYEQPGKGRLREHWQLNVDLFGVNSYRAEVEIILIADAILKKFGAPKGSYQIKVSHRGILDSFLGKTLGLAAEKSQAVSKLLDKKAKISKEAFEEEIKVLLDNPSKQLDLIYKYLDSNLSNVGDLLGIDPSSVEFIKNLFSDLESLGVKDQMEFDPSIIRGFDYYTGCIFEVFDTNPENRRSLYGGGRYDNLIGLFSNDQLSGIGFGLGDVTFKNFLEGHKLVPDLNKKNAVLIPIMEEKLFPEVLKLAEELRSEGIGVETMLEAAKVGKQIQTAEKKGYQFLLFLGESEVSENKVQIKDIISGSQNTVARAELISELRKSLLG
- a CDS encoding phosphatase PAP2 family protein, producing the protein MDKTISDKLSLFERLDYAVALFIRENIHGPRLNRILSQINRGEMMLLLIIPYLAYAAWNHLLPYPWWIVIPYAGLIAYANDRSVLALKKMISRKRPLVTVAGKVDQNPDMKHSFPSAHASNSMTAALVLVFLFGFPEWFLVLSLMAGIGRLLSLHHFPSDVIGGWVIGTCFGSLGLFLGRWLLPYCFGTT